The Stappia sp. genome window below encodes:
- the pxpA gene encoding 5-oxoprolinase subunit PxpA, with the protein MPVDINCDMGESFGLYKMGDDAAIMPFITQANVACGFHGSDPNHMRATVELARRHGVKVGAHFSLPDLPGFGRREMKIDRAEMANIVLYQIGALKGFLDAEGLTLSHLKPHGALYGMAARMEHIAEAIADAAEVYGVPVLGLAGTLHEEIYTARGIGFLAEFFADLDYDDDGRLIITREHDAVDPDHAARRAVAAVRDGRIESVNGTPLTVRAETICVHSDTPNAVEIARAVHAAVGEIAAA; encoded by the coding sequence ATGCCAGTCGACATCAACTGCGACATGGGCGAGAGCTTCGGGCTCTACAAGATGGGCGACGATGCGGCGATCATGCCCTTCATCACCCAGGCCAATGTCGCCTGCGGCTTCCACGGATCGGACCCCAACCACATGCGCGCCACCGTCGAGCTCGCACGCCGGCACGGGGTCAAGGTGGGCGCGCATTTCTCCCTGCCCGACCTGCCGGGCTTCGGGCGTCGCGAAATGAAGATCGACCGCGCGGAGATGGCCAATATCGTCCTCTATCAGATCGGCGCCCTGAAGGGGTTTCTCGACGCGGAAGGCCTGACGCTGTCGCATCTCAAGCCGCATGGCGCGCTCTACGGCATGGCCGCGCGCATGGAGCACATCGCCGAGGCGATTGCCGACGCCGCCGAGGTCTACGGCGTTCCGGTGCTCGGACTGGCCGGCACGCTGCACGAGGAGATCTATACCGCGCGGGGCATCGGGTTTCTCGCCGAGTTCTTCGCCGATCTCGACTATGACGACGACGGCCGGCTGATCATCACCCGCGAACACGACGCCGTCGACCCCGACCATGCGGCGCGCCGCGCGGTGGCCGCCGTGCGCGACGGGCGGATCGAGTCCGTCAACGGCACGCCGCTCACCGTGCGCGCCGAAACCATCTGCGTCCATTCCGACACGCCGAACGCCGTCGAGATCGCCCGCGCGGTCCACGCGGCGGTCGGCGAGATCGCGGCCGCCTGA
- a CDS encoding sugar ABC transporter ATP-binding protein has protein sequence MTIETAISQKEVQPSAAPPLLQTVAVTKDYPGVRALDGVSFDLRAGEVHVLFGENGAGKSTLISILAGANTPTAGHLRLRGAEVTLHSVHDARAYGISAVFQEFSLIPQMSVEENLFLGAEHTRGGLIDRARMRREATEILDELGFALRPERRVDHLTRAEQQMVEIAKAFRSDLSVLILDEPTASLTNHETDHLFELIEKLTARGVGIVYITHRMAEIRRIADRITVLRDGRYIDTVDAQTVSEDDLVRLMTGRVVGSIFPELRLPPPGPTVLEIDGLTTEDDTVVDVSMRVRAGEIVGMAGLVGSGKSELMQACFGARAIARGRVRLKDRDVTGHSPRQNIRDGFLYLPSDRRTEGLMMMRSVRENVALASLDIAPFSHGPLLDRAGERRKVAELAGRLNLSPPRIERMVEHFSGGNQQKAMLARSLTRAYDLIVFDEPTVGVDVGTRASIYEFIVELAKSGVAIVLISSDLPEILHLTTRAYVFYRGRAQAELPADQLTEENVLAHFFEREDA, from the coding sequence TGACGATCGAAACCGCCATCTCGCAGAAGGAGGTGCAGCCGTCGGCTGCACCGCCCCTGCTGCAGACCGTCGCGGTCACCAAGGACTATCCCGGCGTGCGGGCGCTCGACGGCGTGTCCTTCGACCTCAGGGCGGGCGAGGTGCATGTGCTGTTCGGCGAGAACGGCGCGGGCAAGTCGACGCTGATCTCCATTCTCGCGGGCGCCAACACGCCGACCGCCGGGCACCTGCGGCTGCGCGGCGCGGAGGTGACGCTCCATTCCGTGCATGACGCGCGGGCCTATGGCATTTCCGCCGTGTTCCAGGAGTTTTCGCTCATTCCGCAGATGAGCGTGGAGGAAAACCTCTTCCTCGGCGCCGAACACACCCGCGGCGGGCTGATCGACCGGGCCCGGATGCGCCGCGAGGCGACCGAGATCCTCGACGAGCTCGGCTTCGCCCTGCGCCCGGAGCGGCGCGTCGACCATCTGACGCGCGCCGAGCAGCAGATGGTGGAGATCGCCAAGGCGTTCCGCTCCGACCTGTCGGTGCTGATCCTCGACGAGCCCACCGCCTCGCTCACCAATCACGAGACCGACCATCTGTTCGAGCTGATCGAAAAGCTCACCGCACGCGGTGTCGGCATCGTCTACATCACCCACCGCATGGCCGAGATCCGCCGGATCGCCGACCGCATCACCGTGCTGCGCGACGGCCGCTACATCGACACGGTCGATGCGCAGACGGTCAGCGAGGACGATCTGGTCCGGTTGATGACCGGCCGGGTGGTCGGCAGCATCTTCCCGGAGCTCCGTCTTCCCCCGCCCGGGCCCACGGTGCTCGAAATCGACGGCCTGACCACCGAGGACGACACCGTCGTCGACGTGTCGATGCGCGTGCGCGCCGGCGAGATCGTCGGCATGGCCGGCCTTGTCGGCTCCGGCAAGTCGGAGCTCATGCAGGCCTGTTTCGGCGCGCGCGCCATCGCGCGCGGCCGCGTGCGTCTCAAGGATCGCGACGTCACGGGTCACAGCCCGAGGCAGAATATCCGCGACGGCTTTCTCTACCTGCCTTCCGACCGGCGCACGGAAGGGCTGATGATGATGCGCTCGGTGCGCGAGAACGTGGCGCTCGCCTCGCTCGACATCGCCCCCTTCTCGCACGGTCCGCTGCTCGACCGTGCCGGCGAGCGGCGCAAGGTCGCCGAGCTTGCCGGGCGGCTCAATCTCTCGCCGCCGCGCATCGAACGGATGGTGGAGCACTTTTCCGGCGGCAATCAGCAAAAGGCGATGCTCGCCCGCAGCCTGACGCGCGCCTATGACCTGATCGTCTTCGACGAACCCACCGTCGGCGTCGACGTCGGCACCCGCGCCTCGATCTACGAGTTCATCGTCGAGCTGGCGAAATCCGGCGTCGCGATCGTGCTGATCTCGTCCGACCTGCCCGAAATCCTGCATCTGACCACGCGCGCCTACGTCTTCTATCGCGGCCGCGCGCAGGCCGAACTTCCGGCCGACCAACTCACGGAGGAAAACGTGTTGGCCCATTTCTTCGAACGGGAGGACGCGTGA
- a CDS encoding acetyl-CoA carboxylase biotin carboxylase subunit, which produces MAHSPIRKLLIANRGEIAVRIIRAARDLGIATVQVHSAADATSRAALMADEAVDIGPPQAAKSYLDVDALLKAARETGADAIHPGYGFLAENAAFADAVADAGLIFVGPDGDTIRLMGDKAAARAQAQKAGVPTVPGSDGIVEDMEAAARLAAEIGFPVMIKAAAGGGGRGIRIAHDADEFARLAPQASSEAKAAFGDGGIYIEKVIERARHIEVQVLGDGERVVHFFERECSLQRRRQKVWEEAPSPVLSETVREDLCRSAVALATSVGYKGAGTIEYLYDDASGDFYFIEMNTRIQVEHPVTEMICGVDLVAEMIRIAGGAPLMLAQSDVTRAGHAIEVRLNAEDPANNFMPFPGVVGELLAPDGPGVRFDHMLYPGYAVPPFYDSLLGKLIVWAEDRDRALLRLKRALGELRIDGLPTTAPLFEALLESEELQKSAVHTRWLEPWLEANLDLIKQKGGSAT; this is translated from the coding sequence GTGGCACACTCCCCCATCCGCAAGCTGCTGATCGCCAATCGCGGCGAGATCGCGGTGCGCATCATCCGCGCCGCCCGCGATCTCGGCATCGCGACGGTGCAGGTCCACAGCGCCGCCGACGCGACGAGCCGCGCGGCGCTGATGGCCGACGAGGCGGTCGACATCGGCCCGCCGCAGGCCGCGAAATCCTATCTCGACGTCGACGCGCTTTTGAAGGCCGCGCGCGAAACCGGCGCCGACGCGATCCACCCAGGCTACGGCTTCCTGGCGGAAAACGCCGCCTTCGCCGATGCGGTCGCCGACGCCGGGCTGATCTTCGTCGGTCCCGACGGCGACACGATCCGCCTGATGGGCGACAAGGCCGCCGCCCGCGCCCAGGCGCAAAAGGCCGGCGTGCCGACCGTTCCCGGCAGCGACGGGATCGTGGAGGACATGGAGGCGGCAGCCCGGCTCGCCGCCGAGATCGGTTTCCCGGTGATGATCAAGGCGGCCGCCGGCGGCGGCGGGCGCGGCATCCGCATCGCCCACGATGCCGACGAATTCGCCCGTCTCGCGCCGCAGGCCTCCTCGGAGGCCAAGGCCGCCTTCGGCGACGGTGGCATCTACATCGAGAAGGTGATCGAGCGCGCCCGCCACATCGAGGTGCAGGTGCTCGGTGACGGCGAACGCGTCGTCCACTTCTTCGAGCGCGAGTGCTCGCTGCAGCGCCGGCGGCAGAAGGTGTGGGAGGAAGCCCCCTCCCCCGTGCTGTCGGAAACGGTGCGCGAAGACCTCTGCCGCTCGGCCGTCGCGCTGGCGACCTCCGTCGGCTACAAGGGCGCCGGCACGATCGAATACCTCTACGACGACGCAAGCGGCGACTTCTACTTCATCGAGATGAACACCCGCATCCAGGTGGAGCATCCGGTGACGGAGATGATCTGCGGCGTCGATCTCGTCGCCGAGATGATCCGCATCGCCGGCGGCGCACCGCTGATGCTTGCCCAAAGCGACGTGACACGGGCCGGCCACGCCATCGAGGTGCGCCTCAATGCCGAGGATCCGGCCAACAACTTCATGCCGTTTCCCGGCGTCGTCGGCGAGTTGCTGGCGCCCGACGGCCCCGGCGTGCGCTTCGACCACATGCTCTACCCCGGCTATGCGGTGCCGCCGTTCTACGATTCGCTGCTCGGCAAGCTGATCGTCTGGGCGGAGGACCGCGACCGCGCGCTGCTCAGGCTGAAGCGGGCGCTCGGCGAGCTGCGCATCGACGGCCTGCCGACCACGGCCCCGCTCTTCGAGGCGCTGCTGGAGAGCGAGGAGCTGCAAAAGAGCGCCGTCCACACCCGCTGGCTGGAGCCCTGGCTCGAGGCCAATCTCGACCTGATCAAGCAGAAGGGAGGCTCTGCGACATGA
- a CDS encoding acetyl-CoA carboxylase has product MAKHEVKSPIPGTFYRKPAPDQPPFKEVGDAIAKGDTIGLVEVMKTFHEVKADADGTASAFPIGDAEPVMAGQTVLELD; this is encoded by the coding sequence ATGGCCAAGCACGAGGTGAAATCCCCCATCCCCGGCACCTTCTACCGCAAGCCCGCGCCGGATCAGCCCCCCTTCAAGGAGGTGGGCGACGCGATCGCCAAGGGCGACACCATCGGCCTCGTTGAGGTGATGAAGACCTTCCACGAGGTCAAGGCCGATGCAGACGGGACCGCGAGCGCCTTTCCCATCGGCGATGCCGAGCCGGTGATGGCCGGGCAGACCGTCCTCGAACTCGACTGA
- a CDS encoding ABC transporter permease: MADNTAHPAAPAPARKTGGAGDLLKRLFVRLGILPFLLVIAIVVFTLLSDNFLTPRNLMNVLRQSVYLMIVSLGQMLALLTGGFDLSVGTILALSSVVGALTMSSVYALFPEMAGMAIAVGCVAGIAAGVSIGMVNGLGVAFFNVSPFMMSLGMASVGFGIALYLTGGVPVYGMPQAFGDIFGFGSLFGIATPVYVAALLVLGLYAFLYWTPQGRYFYAVGGNAKAASLSGINTGGTLFLTYTLCAFFAAVSGMLLTARLDTGEANIGASMPLESIAACVIAGVSLRGGVGRLENVVLGALFIGLVQNGMNLARIESYLQTVVLGTLLILAVIADQIRLRYVASLKD; this comes from the coding sequence ATGGCGGACAATACCGCACACCCAGCCGCACCCGCGCCGGCACGAAAGACCGGCGGCGCCGGCGACCTCCTCAAGCGCCTCTTCGTGCGCCTCGGCATCCTGCCCTTCCTGCTGGTGATCGCGATTGTCGTCTTCACCCTGCTGTCGGACAATTTTCTGACACCGCGCAACCTGATGAACGTCCTGCGCCAGTCGGTCTATCTGATGATCGTCTCGCTGGGGCAGATGCTGGCGCTCCTGACCGGCGGCTTCGACCTCTCCGTCGGCACCATCCTGGCGCTGTCCTCGGTGGTCGGGGCGCTGACCATGTCGTCGGTCTACGCGCTGTTTCCGGAGATGGCCGGCATGGCGATTGCCGTGGGCTGCGTCGCGGGCATCGCGGCGGGCGTGTCCATCGGCATGGTCAACGGGCTCGGCGTCGCCTTCTTCAACGTCTCGCCCTTCATGATGTCGCTCGGCATGGCCTCGGTCGGCTTCGGCATCGCGCTCTATCTGACCGGCGGCGTGCCCGTCTACGGCATGCCGCAGGCCTTCGGCGACATCTTCGGCTTCGGCTCGCTGTTCGGGATCGCGACCCCCGTCTATGTCGCCGCCCTTCTGGTGCTGGGGCTCTACGCCTTCCTCTACTGGACGCCGCAGGGCCGCTATTTCTACGCCGTCGGCGGCAACGCCAAGGCGGCCTCGCTGTCGGGCATCAACACCGGGGGCACGCTGTTCCTGACCTACACGCTGTGCGCCTTCTTCGCCGCCGTGTCGGGGATGCTGCTGACGGCGCGCCTCGACACGGGCGAGGCGAACATCGGCGCCTCCATGCCGCTGGAATCCATCGCGGCCTGCGTGATCGCCGGCGTCAGCCTGCGCGGCGGCGTCGGGCGGCTGGAAAACGTCGTGCTCGGCGCGCTGTTCATCGGCCTGGTGCAGAACGGCATGAACCTGGCGCGCATCGAATCCTACCTGCAAACCGTGGTGCTCGGCACCCTGCTGATCCTTGCGGTGATCGCGGACCAGATCCGTCTGCGCTACGTCGCATCGCTGAAAGACTGA